The DNA segment CGGCGGCGGTGATCTCGGGGACGTCCGGGGCCTTCAGGATCACGCCCTGTGAACCGCGCCGGCCTATCCGGTCCAGGGTCCTCGTCAGCTCCTCCACCGGGCCCGTCTCGCGGAAGTGGAAGCGGGAGCGCACGACGGCCGGGTGCAGGGCCGGCAGCTCGGCCTCCAGGGCGGCCCGTACGGCCGTGGAGAACCGCTCCGGCGTCTGCATCACTATGTCGATCATGAAGGTACGGCCCACCAGCCGGACCTGTGTGCGCTGCCGGTCCAGGTCGGCTATCGCCTGGCTGACCTCGCGCGCGGTGCTCTCCCGCACCCCGCCCCGCCCGTTCAGAACCCGGTCGACCGTGGCCTCGCTCAGTCCCGCCTGACGTGCGATCTCGCGGATCGGGAACGGGTGGCCCATGCGACGGCTCCTTGAGGGGTTTTTGATGGTCGCCTGCTGGTTGTTCGAGGGGATTGTCATGACAAGAATGGCAGCGCTGAGTCGCCCCTGTCACCGAGAGGACGCCGATGTCCTTCACCCCCGTACACCGCCGGGCCTGGCTGTCCGAGCACGACTGCGACCTCGCCGGCTTCCGTGAGGTGGTCGAGCGGACCACGGACCTCGCCGACTACCCGTACGCCTCCGCCGTGGAGCGCAACGTCCTGATCTACGACAGCGACCGCCTCCGCAAGGCGCAGGACGGCAGGGCGGTGCGGGCCGAGCTGGTGCGCGCCCTCACCGACGGGCCGGGCATCGTGGTCTTCCAGGGCGCCTTCCCGGACCCCGAGATCGTCGACCGGCTGAGCGCCGTGTTCGACGCCCTGATCGCCGAGCAGCGCGCCTCGGGCACGAGCGCCGGGGACCACTTCGCCAAGCCGGGCGCCAACGACCGGGTCTGGAACGCGCTGGAGAAGGCGGCCCTCTACGACCCCGAGGCGTTCGCCGACTACTACGCCAACGACATCCTCGCGCTGGTCTCCCGCGCCTGGCTCGGCCCCGGATACCAGGTGACCTCGCAGGTGAACGTGGTCAACGCGGGCGGCGCGGCGCAGACCGTGCACCGCGACTACCACCTGGGCTTCCTCTCCAACGAGGTCGCGGCCGCCTTCCCGGCCCATGTCCACGTCCTCTCCCCCGTGCTCACCCTCCAGGGCGCCGTCGCGCACTGCGACATGCCGGTGCGGTCCGGGCCGACGATGTACCTGCCGTACTCGCAGACGTACGAGCCCGGCTACCTGGCCTGGCGACTGCCCGAGTTCCAGGAGTACTTCGAGGCGCACCACGTCCAGCTCCCCCTCGCCAAGGGCGACGCGGCCTTCTTCAACCCGGCGTTGTTCCACGCGGCCGGCACCAACCGGTCGGCGGACATCAGGCGGATGGCGAACCTCCTCCAGGTGTCCTCCGCGTTCGGACGGGCGATGGAGACGGTGGACCGCGAGGCCGTGGCGAACGCCGTCTACCCCGTGCTGCTGGCGCGCACGGGCGTGGACGAGGCGTGGACGGCGAACGTCATCGCAGCGAGCGCCGAGGGCTACCCCTTCCCCACGAACCTCGACAGCGACCCACCGGTCGACGGCCTGGCCCCGCCCTCCCAGGCGGACGTCGTACGGCGCGCGCTGCACGAGGCATGGACTCCCGAGGCTCTGCGGGACGAGCTGCGGGCCGGCGCCGAGCGGCGCCAGAGCTGAAAGGACCCGAAGAAGACATGGGACTTCTCGACGACAAGGTCATCCTCGTCAACGGCGGAAGCCAGGGCGTGGGCGCCGCCATCGCGCGTGCCGCCGTGCGCGAGGGGCGGTCGTGGCCGTCACCGGGCGGCGCACCGAACCTGGTGAAGCCCTGGTGGCCGAGCTGGCCGCCGCCGGCGGCAAGGCCCTGTTCGTGCGGGCCGACCTGTCGGACGCCGAGCAGGCGAAGACCTCCGTCGCCGAGGTCGTCGACGCGTACGGCCGGGTCGACTGCCTGGTCAACTCGGCGGGGCTGACATCCCGGGGCACGCTGCTCGACACCACGCCCGAGCTGTTCGACCAGCACATCGCGATCAACCTCAAGGCGCCGTTCTTCGCCATGCAGGCCGCCGTCCAGGACATGGTCGCCCGCAAGGCGCCCGGCACGATCGTCAACATCATCACGTCCTCGGCACACGGCGGGCAGCCGTTCCTCGCGCCGTACGTCTCCGCCAAGGCCGGCCTGATCGGCCTGACCCGCAACGCCGCGCACGCCCACCGCTGGGACCGGGTCCGCATCAACGGCCTCAACATCGGCTGGACGGCCACCGAGGGCGAGGACGCCACGCAGAAGGCCTTCCACGGTGCGGACGACGGCTGGCGTGAGGAGGCCGCCGCGCAGCTGCCGATGGGCAAGCTGGGCCAGCCGGACGAGATCGCCGACTTCGTGGTGTTCCTGCTGTCGGAGCGGTCCGGGGTGGTCACGGGATCGGTGATCGACTGGGACCAGAACGTCCTGGGCGGCCTCGACTAGATCTTCGTCAGCGCTCCGACCTCTCCCCCGCAAGCCCCGTA comes from the Streptomyces sp. NBC_00443 genome and includes:
- a CDS encoding phytanoyl-CoA dioxygenase family protein, with amino-acid sequence MSFTPVHRRAWLSEHDCDLAGFREVVERTTDLADYPYASAVERNVLIYDSDRLRKAQDGRAVRAELVRALTDGPGIVVFQGAFPDPEIVDRLSAVFDALIAEQRASGTSAGDHFAKPGANDRVWNALEKAALYDPEAFADYYANDILALVSRAWLGPGYQVTSQVNVVNAGGAAQTVHRDYHLGFLSNEVAAAFPAHVHVLSPVLTLQGAVAHCDMPVRSGPTMYLPYSQTYEPGYLAWRLPEFQEYFEAHHVQLPLAKGDAAFFNPALFHAAGTNRSADIRRMANLLQVSSAFGRAMETVDREAVANAVYPVLLARTGVDEAWTANVIAASAEGYPFPTNLDSDPPVDGLAPPSQADVVRRALHEAWTPEALRDELRAGAERRQS